The Fusobacterium necrophorum subsp. necrophorum genome has a window encoding:
- the pelF gene encoding GT4 family glycosyltransferase PelF translates to MKTICFICEGAYPYVVGGVSAWVHELIRSNPQHRFKVLCIIPNENFAKLKYQIPKNVIEIKNIIMDPYLNFSYTSVLRDSLYEDEEKKKSISEMLSFQINEGEGKLLEMEKVFSKNIGKPLEIILSKEYWNSLLEHYFNHYKKGKFSTYYWTYRNIILNLLTIGQEKIPEADIYHSVTTGYAGFVGALAAYRKQGKFLLTEHGIYPREREEEILGADWVDKAFKSIWIEYFYFLSQLTYQYCDKIVSLFEYNRNIQLQYGAPLEKTVVIPNGVDEEIYGNISFQKKDGFHIGAVLRVVPIKDIKMMIKGFRMVIDKMPDAKLWIIGPTDEDEEYFEECKDLVENLDMEKYITFTGRVDVREYYSFLDLLLLTSISEGQPLSILEGLSSGIPFIATDVGNCCEILQGKKEIGEAGLIIPPTSYIALGEALLKLYKNEKKLKEFSENGKKIVQKYYTKKYFIGQYRRLYEELGD, encoded by the coding sequence ATGAAAACGATTTGTTTTATTTGTGAGGGAGCTTATCCCTATGTGGTAGGAGGAGTGTCTGCCTGGGTCCATGAGTTGATTCGTTCTAATCCTCAACATAGATTTAAAGTTTTGTGCATTATTCCAAATGAAAATTTTGCAAAATTAAAATATCAAATTCCTAAAAATGTTATAGAAATTAAGAATATTATTATGGATCCCTACTTAAATTTTTCCTATACTTCCGTTCTTCGAGATAGTCTTTATGAAGATGAAGAGAAAAAAAAGAGTATTTCTGAAATGCTCTCCTTTCAAATAAATGAAGGGGAAGGGAAATTACTGGAAATGGAGAAAGTTTTTTCAAAAAATATTGGGAAGCCTCTTGAAATTATATTGAGTAAAGAATATTGGAATAGTCTTTTGGAACATTATTTTAATCATTATAAAAAGGGGAAATTTAGTACATATTATTGGACATATAGAAATATCATTTTGAATTTATTGACGATAGGACAAGAAAAAATTCCAGAGGCAGATATCTATCATAGTGTTACAACTGGATATGCAGGGTTTGTCGGAGCTTTAGCAGCCTATAGAAAACAAGGAAAATTCCTTTTAACGGAACATGGAATTTATCCAAGAGAAAGAGAGGAAGAAATCTTAGGAGCCGATTGGGTAGATAAGGCTTTTAAAAGTATTTGGATCGAATATTTTTATTTTCTTTCTCAGTTAACATATCAATATTGCGATAAAATTGTGTCTTTATTTGAATACAATCGAAACATTCAGCTACAATATGGAGCTCCTTTAGAGAAAACAGTGGTAATTCCTAATGGAGTTGATGAGGAAATATATGGGAATATTTCTTTTCAAAAAAAAGATGGTTTTCATATTGGAGCTGTTTTGAGAGTTGTGCCTATTAAGGATATTAAAATGATGATAAAAGGCTTCAGAATGGTAATTGACAAAATGCCAGATGCAAAACTTTGGATTATTGGTCCAACAGATGAAGATGAAGAATATTTTGAGGAATGTAAAGATTTAGTAGAAAATTTGGATATGGAAAAATACATTACTTTCACAGGGCGGGTAGATGTGAGAGAATACTATTCTTTCTTAGATCTGCTTCTTTTGACTTCCATTTCGGAAGGACAACCTCTTAGCATATTAGAAGGATTATCCTCTGGGATTCCATTTATTGCTACAGACGTTGGAAATTGTTGTGAAATTTTACAAGGAAAAAAGGAGATTGGAGAAGCAGGATTGATTATCCCTCCGACTTCTTATATTGCTTTAGGAGAAGCTCTTTTAAAACTGTATAAAAATGAAAAAAAATTAAAAGAGTTTTCAGAAAATGGAAAAAAAATTGTACAAAAGTATTATACTAAAAAATATTTTATTGGGCAGTATCGTAGACTATATGAAGAACTAGGAGATTGA
- the pelG gene encoding exopolysaccharide Pel transporter PelG, with protein sequence MAGIGFELKKLFVNREKPSLFGNLKAVVFSAIVSVGPWIITASSLNILIFLSNRVELSRAKQTIFMSSIFYAFVFSQILTCLFQYLITRYVSDCVFQKKFYKIRGAYLGSTKLVAIFSFFISFLFIKNGNLSIGYKASFIFLFVFMCLSWIGMIFISLLKKYRFLIASFFLGNIASTLLGYYFLTYPVSFFKEEPIFWMLFSYGIGIFLNFIMTSSYILRAFQGSGENNFEFLTYLKGYFSLVLIGFLYSIGVWGHVFMNWIVGDSYTIVNTFRVSPLYEVAIFYCYCISIPSIIYFCIFLETKFLPVYKEYYKNICETGTYDEIQEALQKMTKTLYQEILYGMEWQFLISLSFALIANAIFTYFDMDIYLLDLFRIGIFSTYCATFVSIMVTIFLYFDLRIQAMGISSFLLFSNLLFTYVFSKLGKQYTGIGFFLASFLTFALSIFFFPRVFEELNYNTMFWQNFKYQIGNKFLRKFAKLMEKKFYILLTLSCLLLFGSCISYYDANGFHRKTGHNWHSMGVYDKDGFDMDGYTQAGMDKKGFNKKHWNMLTKSYYDYAGFDYEGIHKDTKKTYDERGFDINQHNVFTNTAYDTNGFDYEGIHKDTKRKYDKNGWNYYGLHEKTQTYYNEEGWNVEGINKRGFNREAWNVETKSPYDYAGFDYAGVHKNTKKIYDERGFDVNQHNVFTNTSYDKNGFNYEGIHKDTKREYDENGWNYYGLHEQTKTYYNKAGYTREGLDKDGYEKGKRPANLEDEWMDKQGFNKKGIYIRGY encoded by the coding sequence ATGGCAGGAATTGGATTTGAATTAAAAAAGTTGTTTGTAAATAGAGAAAAACCTAGCCTTTTTGGAAATTTGAAGGCAGTTGTTTTCTCCGCTATTGTAAGTGTAGGTCCTTGGATCATTACGGCAAGCTCTTTGAATATTCTCATTTTTTTATCAAATAGAGTTGAATTGTCAAGAGCAAAGCAAACGATATTTATGAGTAGTATTTTTTATGCTTTTGTTTTTTCACAAATTTTAACATGCTTATTTCAATATCTTATTACAAGATATGTTTCAGATTGTGTTTTTCAAAAAAAATTTTATAAAATTCGAGGGGCTTATTTAGGAAGTACAAAACTGGTTGCTATTTTTTCCTTTTTCATCAGTTTTTTATTTATTAAAAATGGAAATTTGTCTATAGGGTATAAGGCGAGTTTTATTTTTCTCTTTGTGTTTATGTGTTTATCTTGGATTGGTATGATTTTTATTTCCTTGTTAAAAAAATATCGTTTCTTGATTGCTAGCTTTTTCTTGGGAAATATTGCATCCACCTTGTTAGGATATTATTTTTTGACTTATCCAGTTTCCTTTTTCAAAGAAGAACCTATTTTTTGGATGTTATTTTCTTATGGAATTGGAATTTTTCTAAACTTTATAATGACATCAAGCTATATTTTGAGAGCTTTTCAAGGAAGTGGAGAAAATAATTTTGAATTTCTTACTTATTTAAAAGGATATTTTAGTCTGGTATTAATTGGATTTCTTTATTCTATTGGAGTGTGGGGACATGTATTTATGAATTGGATCGTAGGAGATTCGTATACTATTGTAAATACTTTTCGAGTTTCACCACTCTATGAAGTTGCTATTTTCTATTGTTATTGTATTTCCATTCCGAGTATTATTTATTTTTGTATTTTTCTGGAGACAAAATTTTTACCTGTATATAAGGAATACTACAAGAATATTTGTGAAACAGGAACTTATGATGAAATACAGGAAGCCTTACAGAAAATGACAAAAACTTTATATCAGGAAATTTTGTATGGAATGGAATGGCAATTTTTAATTTCTCTTAGTTTTGCCTTAATAGCAAATGCTATTTTTACGTACTTTGACATGGATATTTACTTGTTGGATTTATTTCGTATTGGTATTTTTTCTACTTATTGTGCAACGTTTGTTTCCATCATGGTTACTATTTTTCTCTACTTTGATTTAAGAATACAGGCTATGGGAATATCTTCCTTTTTATTATTTAGCAATTTACTATTTACTTATGTATTCAGTAAATTGGGAAAACAATATACAGGAATAGGATTCTTTCTAGCTTCTTTTTTAACTTTTGCTTTATCTATTTTCTTCTTTCCGAGAGTGTTTGAGGAGCTAAACTATAATACGATGTTTTGGCAGAATTTTAAATACCAAATCGGGAATAAATTTTTGAGAAAATTTGCAAAATTGATGGAGAAAAAGTTTTACATTTTGCTGACTTTAAGTTGTTTGCTTTTATTTGGAAGTTGTATCTCTTACTATGATGCCAATGGATTTCATAGAAAAACAGGACATAATTGGCATAGTATGGGAGTGTATGATAAAGATGGCTTTGATATGGATGGCTATACACAAGCTGGAATGGATAAAAAAGGTTTTAATAAAAAGCATTGGAATATGTTGACAAAAAGTTACTATGACTATGCTGGCTTTGACTACGAAGGAATACACAAGGACACGAAAAAAACTTATGACGAACGAGGTTTTGATATAAACCAACACAATGTTTTTACGAATACAGCTTATGATACAAATGGTTTTGATTATGAGGGAATACATAAGGATACTAAACGAAAATATGATAAAAACGGTTGGAATTATTATGGATTGCATGAAAAGACCCAGACATACTACAATGAAGAAGGCTGGAATGTGGAAGGCATTAATAAAAGAGGCTTCAATAGAGAAGCTTGGAATGTAGAAACAAAAAGTCCTTATGATTATGCTGGTTTTGATTATGCGGGTGTGCATAAAAATACGAAAAAAATCTATGATGAACGAGGTTTTGATGTAAATCAGCACAACGTTTTTACCAATACGAGCTATGACAAAAACGGCTTCAATTATGAGGGGATACATAAGGATACTAAACGAGAATATGATGAAAATGGTTGGAATTATTATGGATTACATGAGCAAACGAAAACTTATTATAACAAAGCAGGATATACAAGAGAAGGATTGGATAAAGATGGTTATGAAAAAGGAAAAAGACCTGCAAATTTAGAAGATGAATGGATGGATAAGCAAGGCTTCAATAAAAAGGGAATTTATATAAGGGGGTATTGA